One window of the Chryseobacterium camelliae genome contains the following:
- a CDS encoding S8 family peptidase: MKKNLFYLFMLCSAVAACNRDDLQNSAANIEVVQKDPLTSRQINEKINETIRTKGRFSWKESSDHLVWSAVFQGNKIASIGFGSSFDRSLTADSKAVEEEILKVIQQYEGKTDRVVLSSDPYLNQMDVVIEKQETVMALRRMAGIRYLEPADYRYFENEQKFGGGAAKSGSSSSGCGLESMALNASDYTTVSPNAKAPWSFARHNITGAWNYSTGAGVTIGIIDSGVSSEQALLGSSFNNGLSSGRTITKNGVYVDSAWPWSSGYDGSADKCGHGTSMASAAAAPRNNQGQPVGVAYNASLVTYRAASNVVLDGYHEQNGVKTAFTELGNNTKVKIISMSMGHIFSVGKIEDGVKYAYSKGKLIFCAGGTSTSFTNFAGVIFPAWMPETQAITGVKENTSNQKCDICHSGSEIDFTYQMERASGSNIPVLSYYNGQTDYVGGSSVATASTAGIAALVWAKNPSWTRDQVLTKMRQSSTYYPNPNSDYGYGNINVLKAVQ; encoded by the coding sequence ATGAAGAAAAACCTTTTTTATTTATTCATGCTGTGTTCGGCAGTTGCAGCCTGTAACAGAGACGATCTGCAAAACTCAGCAGCCAATATCGAGGTGGTACAGAAAGATCCGTTAACCTCAAGGCAGATCAATGAAAAAATTAACGAGACCATCCGTACCAAAGGAAGATTTTCCTGGAAAGAATCCTCGGACCATTTGGTCTGGAGTGCTGTTTTCCAGGGCAACAAAATTGCATCCATCGGTTTCGGGTCTTCTTTCGACAGAAGCCTCACGGCTGACAGTAAAGCTGTGGAAGAGGAAATCCTGAAGGTTATTCAGCAGTACGAAGGAAAAACCGACAGGGTTGTATTATCTTCTGATCCTTACCTGAACCAGATGGATGTGGTCATAGAAAAACAGGAAACGGTAATGGCCCTTCGCAGGATGGCAGGCATCCGTTACCTGGAACCGGCAGATTACCGGTATTTTGAGAACGAGCAGAAATTCGGCGGTGGTGCCGCTAAGTCAGGCAGTTCATCATCCGGTTGCGGACTGGAATCAATGGCTTTGAATGCTTCAGATTATACTACGGTTTCCCCTAATGCAAAAGCGCCCTGGTCATTTGCCCGGCATAATATTACCGGCGCATGGAATTACAGTACCGGCGCCGGTGTCACCATCGGGATTATAGACAGTGGCGTGTCTTCCGAACAGGCGCTTTTGGGAAGCAGCTTCAATAATGGTCTTTCATCCGGAAGAACGATTACTAAGAACGGCGTCTATGTAGATTCTGCATGGCCATGGAGCAGCGGCTATGACGGATCTGCCGATAAATGCGGCCATGGGACCAGCATGGCTTCAGCCGCCGCTGCGCCGAGGAACAACCAGGGACAGCCGGTAGGTGTGGCGTATAATGCAAGCCTGGTTACCTACAGGGCTGCCTCCAACGTAGTACTGGACGGTTACCACGAACAGAACGGGGTTAAAACTGCTTTTACTGAGCTCGGCAATAATACCAAGGTGAAAATCATCTCCATGTCTATGGGCCATATTTTTTCTGTCGGTAAGATTGAAGACGGTGTAAAATATGCCTATTCCAAAGGAAAGCTGATCTTCTGTGCCGGCGGGACTTCAACCAGCTTCACCAATTTTGCCGGTGTGATCTTTCCGGCGTGGATGCCTGAAACGCAGGCGATAACAGGCGTGAAAGAGAATACTTCCAATCAGAAATGTGATATCTGCCATTCCGGATCAGAGATCGACTTTACCTATCAGATGGAACGGGCTTCAGGAAGCAACATCCCGGTACTGAGTTATTATAACGGGCAGACTGATTATGTGGGCGGATCTTCTGTTGCCACAGCCTCCACAGCAGGGATTGCCGCTTTGGTATGGGCGAAAAACCCTTCCTGGACAAGGGATCAGGTCCTGACGAAAATGAGGCAGTCTTCAACCTATTACCCAAATCCCAATTCCGATTATGGATACGGGAACATCAATGTGCTGAAGGCTGTTCAGTAA